One window of the Pseudofrankia sp. DC12 genome contains the following:
- the mftC gene encoding mycofactocin radical SAM maturase (MftC is a radical SAM/SPASM enzyme that catalyzes the first two steps in biosynthesis of the electron carrier mycofactocin from the terminal Val-Tyr dipeptide of the precursor peptide MftA.): protein MSVTDLAVAPSLAPTPTPTPAPTSASLQQQLLRGLEAPICLTWEWTYACNLQCVHCLSSSGRRDPRELDTGQMRAVVDQLADLQVFYVNVGGGEPMTRPDFFEVLEYCVDHGVGVKFSTNGGMIDAANARRLAGLDYVDIQISLDGADAMTNDPVRGVGSYDRARRSMEHLATAGFGAFKLSVVVTRHNVGQLDGFAALAADYGAELRVTRLRPSGRGQDSWARLHPTADQQRDLHGWLLARPEVLTGDSFFHLAAYGQALPGLNLCGAGRVVCLIDPVGDVYACPFALHDHFRAGSVLDDGGFAHVWRSSALFTELREPDNPGACTSCGHYDACQGGCMAAKFFTGLPLDGPDPECVLGHGETALTAVDPHSLPIIDNDHSKRRRLPLSVL, encoded by the coding sequence GTGAGCGTCACCGACCTGGCCGTAGCCCCGAGCCTCGCGCCGACGCCGACGCCGACGCCGGCGCCGACGAGCGCGTCGCTGCAGCAGCAGCTGCTGCGCGGCCTCGAGGCGCCGATCTGCCTGACCTGGGAGTGGACCTACGCCTGCAACCTGCAGTGCGTCCACTGCCTGTCGTCCTCCGGCCGGCGCGACCCGCGCGAGCTCGACACCGGGCAGATGCGCGCGGTCGTCGACCAGCTCGCCGACCTGCAGGTCTTCTACGTCAACGTCGGCGGCGGCGAGCCGATGACGCGCCCGGACTTCTTCGAGGTGCTGGAGTACTGCGTCGACCACGGCGTCGGCGTGAAGTTCTCCACCAACGGCGGGATGATCGACGCCGCCAACGCCCGGCGGCTGGCGGGCCTGGACTACGTCGACATCCAGATCTCGCTCGACGGCGCGGACGCGATGACCAACGACCCGGTCCGCGGCGTCGGCTCCTATGACCGGGCCCGCCGGTCGATGGAGCACCTCGCGACCGCCGGGTTCGGCGCGTTCAAGCTGTCCGTCGTCGTCACCCGCCACAACGTCGGCCAGCTCGACGGCTTCGCCGCACTCGCCGCCGACTACGGCGCCGAGCTACGGGTCACCCGGCTGCGCCCGTCGGGCCGTGGCCAGGACTCGTGGGCACGCCTGCACCCGACCGCCGACCAGCAGCGGGACCTGCACGGCTGGCTGCTGGCCCGGCCCGAGGTGCTCACCGGCGACTCGTTCTTCCACCTCGCCGCCTACGGCCAGGCGCTGCCGGGGCTGAACCTGTGCGGCGCCGGCCGGGTGGTCTGCCTGATCGACCCGGTCGGCGACGTGTACGCCTGCCCGTTCGCCCTGCACGACCACTTCCGGGCCGGCAGCGTCCTCGACGACGGCGGCTTCGCGCACGTGTGGCGGTCCTCGGCGCTGTTCACCGAGCTTCGCGAGCCCGACAACCCCGGGGCCTGCACGTCCTGCGGTCACTACGACGCCTGCCAGGGCGGCTGCATGGCGGCGAAGTTCTTCACCGGCCTGCCGCTGGACGGCCCGGACCCGGAGTGCGTCCTCGGCCACGGGGAGACCGCGCTGACCGCGGTGGACCCGCACAGCCTGCCCATCATCGACAACGACCACAGCAAGCGCCGCCGGCTGCCGCTCTCGGTGCTCTGA
- the mnmA gene encoding tRNA 2-thiouridine(34) synthase MnmA, with amino-acid sequence MRVLAAMSGGVDSAVAAARAVDAGHDVTGVHLALSRSPDAERNGARGCCTVEDARDARRAADVLGIPFYVWDLADRFETDVIADFVAAYAAGETPNPCVRCNERIKFSAVLGRALALGFDAVVTGHHARLSADGVLSRSVDAAKDQSYVLGTLRPEQLRRAMFPLGDSTKAQVRAEAAARGLGVADKPDSHDICFIPSGDTGAWLRDRLGARPGPVVDAATGETLGAHDGAFAFTVGQRRGLRLGRPASDGRPRYVLDISPVTSTVTVGPAEALDVWGLVADAGVWAAPDGVDVECLAQVRAHGGAVPALARAHGGELAIELRAAVRGTAAGQAVVLYDGDRVLGGGHILRTLAGRAAA; translated from the coding sequence ATGCGGGTGCTCGCCGCGATGTCAGGCGGGGTGGACTCGGCGGTCGCCGCCGCGCGGGCCGTCGACGCCGGGCACGACGTCACCGGGGTGCATCTGGCCCTGTCCCGCTCACCGGACGCGGAGCGCAACGGCGCCCGGGGCTGCTGCACGGTCGAGGACGCCCGCGACGCCCGCCGGGCCGCCGACGTGCTCGGCATCCCCTTCTACGTCTGGGACCTGGCCGACCGGTTCGAGACCGACGTGATCGCCGACTTCGTAGCCGCGTACGCCGCGGGCGAGACGCCGAACCCGTGCGTGCGCTGCAACGAGCGGATCAAGTTCTCCGCGGTGCTCGGCCGGGCGCTCGCGCTCGGCTTCGACGCCGTCGTGACCGGGCACCACGCCCGGCTGTCCGCCGACGGCGTGCTGAGCCGCTCGGTCGACGCAGCCAAGGACCAGTCCTACGTGCTCGGCACGCTGCGCCCCGAGCAGCTGCGCCGGGCGATGTTCCCACTGGGCGACTCGACGAAGGCGCAGGTGCGGGCCGAGGCCGCCGCCCGCGGCCTGGGCGTCGCGGACAAGCCGGACAGCCACGACATCTGCTTCATCCCGTCCGGGGACACCGGCGCCTGGCTGCGCGACCGGCTGGGCGCGAGGCCAGGCCCGGTCGTCGACGCGGCGACGGGGGAGACCCTCGGCGCGCACGATGGCGCGTTCGCGTTCACCGTCGGCCAGCGGCGCGGCCTGCGGCTCGGCCGCCCGGCCTCGGACGGGCGGCCGCGCTATGTCCTGGACATCTCGCCGGTGACCTCGACGGTGACGGTCGGCCCGGCCGAGGCGCTGGACGTGTGGGGGCTGGTCGCGGACGCCGGCGTCTGGGCGGCGCCCGACGGTGTCGACGTCGAGTGCCTCGCCCAGGTCCGCGCCCACGGCGGCGCGGTGCCGGCCCTCGCGCGGGCCCACGGCGGCGAGCTGGCTATCGAGCTGCGCGCGGCCGTGCGCGGCACGGCCGCCGGCCAGGCCGTCGTTCTCTATGACGGCGACCGTGTTCTCGGCGGCGGTCACATCCTGCGCACGCTGGCCGGGCGCGCCGCGGCCTAG
- a CDS encoding methionine synthase, which translates to MTTSGESGWTSLWPAGTATGVGSLPGTDPLAAAKLVFDEFPDLPHLVELPGRGPGGDMLGRAAVIAAELPVDLQPSGWRLVPRPGLDYRRARSMVEQDLDALEEAADGYAGPLKIAVAGPWTLAASVELTRGHKALSDYGAARDLAESLAVGLDELLTSIARRVPGARLLVQLDEPSLPAALAGRIRTPSGFSVLRVVSEELAGERLGLVLAKAAAVKHVVGVGVHCCAPDVPLALLRRAGAQFVGLDATLLTQDADDAIGEAVEAGLRLMTGVVPSTDRVDTTPPPSPSAALAADAKAGTAPRRPAVAARGRSSERIAWATGREEAPAAQDGGPAVGGGWSDLSDPGRTVDPVRSLWRRLGFRPEQLGEVVAVTPTCGLAGASERYARLAMRHCRAAARVLVESPE; encoded by the coding sequence GTGACAACAAGTGGTGAGTCGGGATGGACGTCCCTGTGGCCGGCGGGGACCGCTACGGGGGTCGGGTCGCTGCCGGGGACCGACCCGTTGGCCGCCGCGAAGCTGGTGTTCGACGAGTTTCCCGACCTGCCGCATCTGGTGGAGCTGCCGGGGCGCGGGCCGGGCGGGGACATGCTGGGCCGGGCCGCGGTGATCGCGGCCGAGCTGCCGGTGGACCTGCAGCCGTCCGGTTGGCGGCTGGTGCCACGGCCAGGGCTGGACTACCGGCGGGCACGAAGCATGGTCGAGCAGGACCTCGACGCGCTTGAAGAGGCCGCCGACGGCTACGCCGGACCGCTGAAGATCGCGGTCGCGGGGCCGTGGACGCTCGCGGCCAGCGTCGAGCTGACCCGCGGCCACAAGGCCCTGTCCGACTACGGCGCGGCCAGGGATCTCGCCGAGTCGCTCGCGGTCGGGCTCGACGAGCTCCTGACCTCGATCGCGCGGCGGGTGCCCGGTGCCCGGCTGCTGGTCCAGCTCGACGAGCCGTCCCTGCCGGCCGCGCTCGCGGGCCGGATCCGCACCCCGAGCGGGTTCTCGGTGCTCCGGGTGGTCAGCGAGGAGCTGGCCGGCGAGCGCCTCGGGCTGGTGCTGGCGAAGGCCGCCGCCGTGAAACACGTGGTCGGGGTGGGGGTGCACTGCTGCGCGCCCGACGTGCCGTTGGCCTTGCTGCGCCGGGCCGGCGCGCAGTTCGTCGGCCTGGACGCGACCCTGCTCACCCAGGACGCCGACGACGCCATCGGCGAAGCGGTGGAGGCTGGGCTGCGGTTGATGACGGGCGTCGTGCCGTCGACCGACCGGGTCGACACGACGCCGCCCCCGTCGCCGTCGGCGGCCCTGGCGGCGGACGCGAAGGCCGGGACGGCACCGCGCCGCCCGGCGGTCGCCGCGCGCGGCCGGTCGAGCGAGCGGATCGCCTGGGCCACTGGTCGCGAGGAGGCGCCGGCCGCCCAGGATGGTGGTCCGGCCGTCGGCGGCGGCTGGTCGGATCTGTCGGACCCGGGTCGTACGGTCGACCCAGTCCGGTCGCTGTGGCGCCGGCTGGGATTTCGGCCCGAACAGCTCGGGGAGGTGGTCGCCGTGACCCCCACCTGTGGACTCGCCGGCGCGAGCGAGCGGTATGCGCGCCTGGCGATGCGGCACTGCCGGGCCGCGGCCCGGGTGCTCGTGGAGTCACCGGAATGA
- a CDS encoding cysteine desulfurase family protein: MNYLDHAATTPMRPEALAAFTAAHAVAGNPSSLHASGRQARRVVEESREGLAGVLGCRPSELIFTGGGTESDNLALKGLYWARRAADPRRRRVLVSAVEHHAVLDPAHWLEQSQDAVLELLPVDATGLVSPRTLAAALCAGDGPDDVAVVSVMWANNEVGTVQPVAELAELSHAHGVPFHTDAVQAFGQVPLAFTDSGVDAMTVTAHKIGGPVGVGALLLRRGLTVTPLTHGGGQERDVRSGTLDAAGTAAFAAAALAAARGLPAEAARLASLRDELVRRVLGAVPTAVVNGAPPGPGRLPGNAHLSFPGCEGDSLLMLLDARGIACSTGSACTSGVARPSHVLLAMGAGEQSARGSLRFSLGHTSTAADVEAVAAAIAPAVERASRAGELAELGGP; the protein is encoded by the coding sequence GTGAACTATCTCGACCACGCGGCGACGACGCCGATGCGGCCGGAGGCGCTCGCCGCGTTCACGGCGGCGCACGCGGTCGCGGGCAACCCGTCGTCGCTGCACGCCAGCGGCCGCCAGGCCCGCCGGGTCGTCGAGGAGTCCCGCGAGGGGCTTGCCGGCGTGCTCGGCTGCCGGCCCTCCGAGCTGATCTTCACCGGCGGCGGGACGGAGAGCGACAACCTGGCGCTGAAGGGCCTGTACTGGGCCCGCCGGGCCGCCGACCCGCGCCGGCGGCGCGTGCTCGTCAGCGCCGTCGAGCACCACGCCGTGCTCGACCCGGCGCACTGGCTGGAGCAGTCGCAGGACGCCGTGCTCGAGCTGCTGCCGGTCGACGCGACGGGGCTGGTCTCGCCGCGGACCCTCGCCGCCGCCCTCTGCGCCGGTGACGGGCCGGACGACGTCGCGGTCGTCTCGGTGATGTGGGCGAACAACGAGGTCGGCACCGTCCAGCCGGTCGCCGAGCTGGCCGAGCTCAGCCACGCCCATGGGGTGCCGTTCCACACCGACGCCGTGCAGGCGTTCGGGCAGGTGCCGCTGGCGTTCACCGACAGTGGCGTCGACGCGATGACGGTCACCGCCCACAAGATCGGCGGCCCGGTCGGCGTCGGCGCGTTGCTGTTGCGCCGCGGCCTGACCGTCACCCCGCTCACCCACGGCGGCGGCCAGGAGCGCGACGTCCGGTCCGGCACGCTCGACGCCGCCGGCACAGCCGCGTTCGCCGCCGCAGCGCTGGCCGCTGCGCGCGGCCTGCCGGCGGAGGCCGCCCGGCTCGCCTCGCTGCGCGACGAGCTGGTCCGCCGGGTGCTGGGCGCGGTGCCGACGGCGGTCGTCAACGGCGCCCCGCCCGGCCCCGGCCGGCTGCCCGGCAACGCCCACCTGAGCTTCCCCGGCTGCGAGGGCGACTCACTGCTCATGCTGCTGGACGCCCGCGGCATCGCGTGCTCGACCGGCTCGGCCTGCACCTCCGGGGTGGCCCGCCCGTCGCACGTGCTGCTGGCGATGGGCGCCGGCGAGCAGAGCGCCCGCGGCTCGCTGCGGTTCTCGCTGGGGCACACCTCGACGGCGGCGGACGTCGAAGCCGTAGCCGCGGCGATCGCCCCGGCCGTCGAGCGGGCCAGCCGCGCGGGAGAGCTCGCCGAGCTGGGCGGGCCGTAG
- a CDS encoding glycosyltransferase, which translates to MLTLSAAGGAVWEALLTGRPVGSAGPGAGTLARRLVEAGLAVPMPPAPPGGRATTVTAVLPVRDGAVGLGALVAALARRCAEVIVVDDGSADATGAVASAAGARVLRHDIPRGPAAARLAGAAAASTPLVLFCDADIQLLEDRLPADPGTPTGAAGTGHPGWLALLVGHLADPAVAAVAPRVASPVPAGERAGLLARYESARSPLDLGARPAAVRPGSRVSYVPTAVLLVRRELVGFDPALRYGEDVDLVWRLVEAGWSVRYEPAALVHHRPRQDWPGWARQRFGYGSSAGPLARRHPGPLRPAGSAALAGVVGFVVAAVPAGPVRHAVVGAAGAATAGRGVLTASRLARRLAAAPRPGRLAWVMVLAGRRYAVEAAADNIRRGWWPLLVGSRPGRRVFAAAVVAPAVRDWWATRPPVGLGPYVLVRMLDDAAYSAGVWWGCARARTARPLLPARPVWAARAVRPRAGAGPATARAQRR; encoded by the coding sequence ATGCTGACGTTGTCCGCCGCGGGAGGCGCCGTATGGGAGGCGCTCCTGACCGGTCGGCCGGTCGGCTCGGCCGGGCCGGGCGCCGGGACGCTCGCCCGCAGGCTGGTCGAGGCGGGTCTGGCCGTGCCGATGCCCCCGGCGCCCCCCGGCGGCCGGGCGACGACGGTGACGGCAGTGCTGCCGGTGCGCGACGGCGCTGTTGGTCTCGGCGCGCTGGTCGCGGCGCTGGCCCGCCGGTGCGCCGAGGTGATCGTCGTAGACGACGGCTCGGCCGACGCGACGGGCGCGGTCGCGTCGGCCGCCGGAGCCCGGGTGCTGCGGCACGACATTCCGCGCGGCCCGGCGGCGGCCAGGCTCGCGGGTGCGGCGGCCGCGAGCACCCCGCTCGTCCTGTTCTGCGACGCCGACATCCAGCTCCTCGAGGACCGGCTCCCCGCCGACCCGGGCACCCCAACTGGCGCCGCCGGGACGGGACACCCCGGCTGGCTGGCTCTGTTGGTCGGGCATCTCGCCGACCCGGCCGTCGCGGCCGTCGCGCCGCGAGTGGCCTCGCCGGTGCCGGCAGGGGAGCGGGCCGGGCTGCTGGCCAGGTACGAGAGCGCCCGGTCGCCGCTGGACCTCGGCGCGCGGCCCGCGGCGGTCCGGCCGGGGTCGCGGGTGAGCTACGTGCCGACGGCGGTGCTGCTCGTCCGCCGGGAACTGGTCGGCTTCGACCCCGCGCTGCGGTACGGCGAGGACGTCGACCTGGTGTGGCGGCTGGTCGAGGCCGGCTGGTCAGTGCGCTACGAGCCGGCTGCGCTCGTCCATCACCGGCCGCGCCAGGACTGGCCCGGCTGGGCCCGCCAGCGGTTCGGCTACGGCTCGTCGGCCGGCCCGCTGGCCCGCCGCCACCCCGGCCCGCTGCGCCCGGCCGGCTCCGCGGCGCTCGCTGGGGTCGTCGGCTTCGTGGTCGCGGCCGTGCCCGCTGGCCCGGTGCGCCACGCCGTCGTCGGGGCCGCCGGCGCGGCGACGGCCGGGCGGGGCGTGCTCACCGCGTCCAGGCTGGCCCGCCGGCTGGCCGCCGCGCCGCGACCGGGACGGCTCGCCTGGGTGATGGTGCTCGCCGGGCGCCGGTACGCCGTCGAGGCGGCGGCCGACAATATCCGCCGGGGCTGGTGGCCACTGCTGGTGGGCAGCCGGCCTGGGCGGCGGGTGTTCGCCGCGGCTGTCGTCGCCCCGGCCGTCCGGGACTGGTGGGCCACCCGTCCGCCGGTGGGGCTCGGGCCCTACGTGCTGGTGCGGATGCTGGACGACGCCGCCTACAGTGCCGGCGTCTGGTGGGGCTGTGCTCGCGCCCGGACGGCACGCCCGCTGCTGCCGGCGAGGCCGGTGTGGGCCGCGCGGGCTGTTCGCCCGCGGGCCGGGGCCGGCCCGGCCACGGCCCGCGCTCAACGGCGGTGA
- the mftA gene encoding mycofactocin precursor MftA (Mycofactocin is a small molecule electron carrier derived from the final two amino acids, Val-Tyr, of MftA, the mycofactocin precursor. It plays a role in redox homeostasis and the metabolism of alcohols and aldehydes in Actinobacteria, including Mycobacterium tuberculosis.), producing the protein MDSPAPTTDIAAASTHEAGAPAEPIVEDLLVEDVSIDGMCGVY; encoded by the coding sequence ATGGACTCGCCCGCCCCGACGACGGACATCGCGGCCGCCAGCACCCATGAGGCCGGCGCGCCGGCCGAGCCGATCGTGGAGGACCTGCTCGTCGAGGACGTCTCGATCGACGGCATGTGCGGCGTCTACTAG
- the mftB gene encoding mycofactocin biosynthesis chaperone MftB (MftB, a small protein, is a peptide chaperone that assists the radical SAM enzyme MftC in performing two modifications to the C-terminal Val-Tyr dipeptide of the mycofactocin precursor peptide, MftA. MftB's role is analogous to the role of PqqD in the biosynthesis of PQQ, a cofactor that derives entirely from a Tyr and a Glu in the precursor PqqA.) — translation MAKASGVTFDPALGYRLHPKVALRPERFGALAYSYETRRLSLFKDVDLVAVVRALRDAPSAGDALAIVPAAKRPAVERALARLVETGFVQPR, via the coding sequence GTGGCCAAGGCGTCCGGGGTCACGTTCGACCCGGCGCTGGGCTACCGGCTGCACCCGAAGGTGGCGCTGCGGCCCGAGCGGTTCGGCGCGTTGGCGTACTCGTACGAGACCCGCCGCCTCTCGCTGTTCAAGGACGTCGACCTGGTCGCCGTCGTCCGGGCGCTGCGCGACGCGCCCTCGGCCGGCGACGCGCTGGCCATCGTGCCGGCGGCCAAGCGTCCCGCCGTCGAGCGCGCGCTGGCACGCCTCGTCGAGACCGGCTTCGTCCAGCCCCGCTGA
- the ligA gene encoding NAD-dependent DNA ligase LigA yields MSGPAPDEAATADEAELAAAGVQTGAEQVPADARAQAAELARVLDEHAYRYYVLAAPTVSDAEYDVLYRQLVALEERYPALRTPDSPTQKVTETPSELFEPVTHLERLLSLDNAFDEDEFQAWAGRATKEAPVAAWLCELKIDGLAVDLVYEDGVLVRAATRGDGRVGEDITANIRTLRSVPARLRGAKAPALLEVRGEVFFPVAAFAALNESLVADGRKPFANPRNTAAGSLRQKDPQVTASRGLAMYVHGLGARRGFDPPSQSAAYEALGELGLPISPRYRVVGDVTSVLAYIREWGEHRHDVEHEIDGVVVKVDDLAAQGRLGATSRSPRWAIAYKYPPEEVTTRLRSIEVNVGRTGRVTPFGVLEPVQVAGSTVGLATLHNADQVKAKGVLIGDMIILRKAGDVIPEIVGPVVDLRDGTEHEFAFPTLCPECGTELVRPEGEADTRCPNTVGCPAQRREAIIHLASRGALDIDGLGGESAIDLIEAGRVKDIADVFHLDERSFTGMPLFERIETVRDENGKLVKGPDGKALRRAVLGKKAEQVLKGIEAARHRPLWRLLVGLSIRHVGPSAAQALARELRSTDAIAVASVEELAVVDGVGPTIAVAVVEWFADPSHLDLIERLRAGGVALADEGADEGPRPLAGVTVVITGSLEGYTRDSATEAVQNLGGKVSGSVSRKTSFVVAGENAGTKYDKAVSLKVPVLDEAGFRALLTGGPEAAGALAQIGDPTSPAEAVEPAAVEPAAVEPAAVEPAAAEPAAAVEE; encoded by the coding sequence ATGAGCGGCCCCGCGCCGGACGAGGCGGCGACCGCCGACGAGGCCGAGCTCGCGGCCGCGGGCGTCCAGACCGGGGCCGAGCAGGTGCCAGCGGACGCGCGCGCGCAGGCCGCCGAGCTGGCCCGGGTGCTCGACGAGCACGCCTACCGCTACTACGTGCTGGCCGCGCCGACCGTCTCGGACGCCGAGTACGACGTGCTCTACCGCCAGCTGGTGGCGTTGGAGGAGCGTTACCCGGCCCTGCGCACCCCTGACTCGCCGACCCAGAAGGTCACCGAGACCCCGTCCGAGCTGTTCGAGCCGGTCACCCACCTGGAGCGGCTGCTCTCGCTGGACAACGCCTTCGACGAGGACGAGTTCCAGGCCTGGGCCGGCCGGGCCACGAAGGAGGCGCCGGTCGCGGCCTGGCTGTGCGAGCTGAAGATCGACGGGCTGGCGGTCGACCTGGTGTACGAGGACGGCGTGCTGGTCCGCGCCGCGACCCGGGGCGACGGCCGGGTGGGGGAGGACATCACCGCCAACATCCGCACCCTGCGCAGCGTCCCGGCCCGGCTGCGCGGGGCGAAGGCGCCGGCACTGCTGGAGGTGCGCGGGGAGGTCTTCTTCCCGGTCGCCGCCTTCGCGGCGCTCAACGAGTCGCTCGTCGCCGACGGGAGGAAGCCGTTCGCGAACCCGCGCAACACCGCCGCCGGCTCGCTGCGCCAGAAGGACCCACAGGTGACGGCGTCCCGGGGGCTGGCGATGTACGTGCACGGCCTGGGTGCCCGCCGGGGCTTCGACCCGCCCTCGCAGTCTGCTGCCTACGAGGCGCTCGGCGAGCTGGGCCTGCCGATCTCGCCTCGCTACCGGGTGGTCGGCGACGTCACGTCCGTGCTGGCGTACATCCGTGAGTGGGGCGAGCACCGCCACGACGTCGAGCACGAGATCGACGGCGTGGTCGTCAAGGTCGACGACCTGGCCGCCCAGGGCCGCCTCGGCGCCACCTCCAGGTCACCCCGGTGGGCGATCGCCTACAAGTACCCGCCGGAGGAGGTGACGACCCGGCTGCGCTCGATCGAGGTCAACGTCGGCCGGACCGGCCGGGTGACGCCGTTCGGCGTGCTGGAGCCGGTCCAGGTCGCCGGCTCCACCGTGGGCCTCGCGACGCTGCACAACGCCGACCAGGTGAAGGCCAAGGGCGTCCTGATCGGCGACATGATCATTCTACGCAAGGCGGGCGACGTGATCCCCGAGATCGTCGGGCCGGTCGTCGACCTGCGCGACGGGACCGAGCACGAGTTCGCCTTCCCGACTCTCTGCCCGGAGTGCGGCACGGAGCTGGTCCGCCCGGAGGGCGAGGCCGACACCCGCTGCCCGAACACGGTGGGCTGCCCGGCCCAGCGCCGGGAGGCGATCATCCATCTGGCGTCCCGCGGCGCCTTGGACATCGACGGCCTCGGCGGCGAGAGCGCGATCGACCTGATCGAGGCGGGCCGGGTCAAGGACATCGCGGACGTCTTCCACCTCGACGAGCGGTCCTTCACCGGGATGCCGCTGTTCGAGCGGATCGAGACGGTGCGCGACGAGAACGGCAAGCTCGTCAAGGGCCCGGACGGGAAGGCGCTGCGCCGGGCGGTGCTCGGCAAGAAGGCCGAGCAGGTGCTCAAGGGCATCGAGGCGGCCCGTCACCGCCCGCTGTGGCGGCTGCTCGTCGGCCTGTCGATCCGCCACGTCGGCCCGTCCGCCGCGCAGGCGCTGGCCCGGGAGCTGCGCTCGACCGACGCGATCGCGGTGGCGAGCGTGGAGGAGCTGGCGGTCGTCGACGGCGTTGGACCGACGATCGCGGTCGCCGTCGTCGAGTGGTTCGCCGACCCGAGCCACCTCGACCTGATCGAGCGGCTGCGCGCCGGTGGGGTGGCCCTGGCGGACGAGGGCGCGGACGAAGGGCCACGCCCGCTGGCCGGTGTCACCGTCGTCATCACGGGCTCGCTGGAGGGCTACACCCGGGACTCGGCGACCGAGGCGGTCCAGAACCTCGGCGGCAAGGTCAGCGGCTCGGTCAGCAGGAAGACCAGCTTCGTCGTCGCGGGCGAGAACGCCGGCACGAAGTACGACAAGGCCGTCTCCCTGAAGGTCCCCGTCCTCGACGAGGCCGGGTTCCGGGCACTGCTGACCGGCGGCCCCGAGGCCGCGGGTGCCCTGGCCCAGATCGGTGACCCCACGTCGCCCGCCGAGGCCGTCGAACCGGCCGCCGTCGAACCGGCCGCCGTCGAACCGGCCGCCGTCGAACCGGCCGCCGCCGAACCGGCCGCCGCCGTCGAGGAGTAG
- a CDS encoding MarR family transcriptional regulator — MPPHKPLPFDPIAEARRQWTAHGWGETADGMAAITSLMRAQQIVLGRVDEVLRPFELTFARYEVLMLLLFSREGRLPLNRIGVRLQVHPTSVTSAVDRLETRGHVRRIPHPTDRRAILAEITDEGRATALAATEKLNGTVFADLGLPEGGIDTLVGLLNEMRRTAGDF, encoded by the coding sequence GTGCCGCCTCATAAGCCCCTGCCCTTCGACCCGATCGCCGAGGCGCGGCGGCAGTGGACCGCGCACGGATGGGGGGAGACGGCGGACGGGATGGCCGCGATCACCTCGCTGATGCGGGCGCAGCAGATCGTGCTCGGCCGGGTCGACGAGGTGCTGCGGCCGTTCGAGCTGACCTTCGCCCGCTACGAGGTCCTGATGCTGCTGCTGTTCAGCCGCGAGGGCAGGCTGCCGCTGAACCGGATCGGCGTCCGGCTTCAGGTGCACCCGACCAGCGTCACCAGCGCCGTCGACCGGCTGGAGACGCGCGGCCATGTCCGCCGCATCCCGCACCCCACCGACCGCCGCGCGATCCTCGCCGAGATCACCGACGAGGGCCGCGCGACGGCGCTGGCGGCCACCGAGAAGCTCAACGGCACCGTCTTCGCGGACCTGGGCCTGCCCGAGGGCGGCATCGACACGCTGGTCGGGCTGCTCAACGAGATGCGCCGGACCGCCGGCGACTTCTGA